One Gammaproteobacteria bacterium genomic region harbors:
- a CDS encoding PilT/PilU family type 4a pilus ATPase: MDFHDYLRIMNVKEASDLYLTTGAPPIARIHGMMVPLEEEKLRPERVREIAEGIMDAQQKREFEKNPEMNLAISESGVGRFRVNIFQQRGQVGLVIRSIKTEIPDWKHLGLPPILTKLVMQKRGLVLFVGGTGSGKSTSLASLMDFRNKRSAGHIITIEDPIEFIHKHKKSIVNQREVGVDTVSYEEALKNTLRQAPDVILIGEIRARETMEHAIAFAETGHLCLSTLHANNANQALDRIINFFPEDKRRQLLMDLSLNVRGIVSQRLIPTVDNKRAVAVEVLLGTPLVCDLILKGEVHKIKEVMNKSENIGMQTFDAALYKLYQQGRITIEEALRNADSQNNLRLRISLEEKGSSLIDMPPEPEAEPSAAPPPPPPAPRPQPQAQTPVSSSGLSLVDMDDKSGFAR, encoded by the coding sequence ATGGACTTTCACGACTACCTGCGCATCATGAATGTCAAAGAGGCCTCCGATCTCTACCTCACCACCGGCGCCCCCCCCATCGCCCGCATCCACGGCATGATGGTGCCGCTGGAAGAAGAAAAACTGCGCCCCGAGCGGGTGCGCGAAATCGCCGAAGGCATTATGGATGCACAACAAAAGAGGGAGTTCGAGAAAAACCCGGAGATGAACCTGGCCATCTCCGAATCCGGCGTGGGCCGTTTTCGGGTGAATATTTTTCAGCAGCGGGGGCAGGTGGGCCTGGTTATCCGCTCCATCAAAACCGAAATCCCCGACTGGAAGCACCTGGGACTGCCCCCGATCCTGACCAAGCTGGTGATGCAAAAGCGGGGGCTGGTGCTGTTCGTGGGAGGAACGGGATCGGGCAAATCCACCTCCCTCGCTTCCCTGATGGACTTTCGCAACAAACGTTCGGCGGGGCACATCATCACCATCGAAGACCCCATCGAATTCATTCACAAGCACAAAAAATCCATTGTCAACCAACGGGAAGTGGGGGTGGACACCGTCAGCTACGAAGAGGCCCTGAAAAACACCCTGCGGCAGGCGCCGGACGTGATCCTCATCGGCGAGATCCGCGCCCGCGAAACCATGGAACACGCCATCGCCTTCGCCGAAACCGGCCATTTGTGCCTGTCCACCCTGCACGCCAACAACGCCAACCAGGCGCTGGACCGGATCATCAACTTCTTCCCCGAAGACAAACGCCGGCAGTTGCTGATGGATTTGTCGCTCAACGTGCGCGGCATCGTCTCCCAGCGGCTCATCCCCACCGTGGACAACAAACGGGCCGTGGCCGTGGAAGTGTTGTTGGGCACCCCTTTGGTGTGCGATCTCATCCTGAAAGGCGAGGTGCACAAAATCAAAGAAGTGATGAACAAATCGGAAAACATCGGCATGCAAACCTTCGATGCGGCCCTCTACAAGCTCTACCAGCAAGGCCGCATCACCATCGAAGAAGCCCTGCGCAACGCCGACTCCCAAAACAACCTGCGCCTTCGAATCAGCCTGGAAGAAAAAGGCAGCAGCCTCATCGACATGCCACCGGAACCGGAAGCCGAGCCCAGCGCCGCACCGCCGCCGCCCCCGCCCGCACCCCGCCCACAACCCCAAGCGCAGACCCCGGTGAGCAGCAGCGGACTGAGCCTGGTGGATATGGATGACAAATCGGGGTTTGCGCGGTAG